Proteins from a single region of Syngnathus scovelli strain Florida chromosome 7, RoL_Ssco_1.2, whole genome shotgun sequence:
- the foxo1a gene encoding forkhead box protein O1-A yields the protein MAEAAQQQQQQQQQQQQPHLVDIDPDFEPLARPRSCTWPLPRPEFVNPGDSNTSSPVPSIKQEPAGNEYISNLSLLEENEDLCSAFQCQETCVHQHPTPRPQQHQQQHQQQQQQHHPNPALQQHPQQQQQQQVPLLSSPVANSSSSAAAAAQRKSSSSRRNAWGNMSYADLITKAIESSPENRLTLSQIYDWMVKNVPYFKDKGDSNSSAGWKNSIRHNLSLHSRFVRVQNEGTGKSSWWMLNPEGGKSGKSPRRRAASMDNNSKFTKSRGRATKKKLSLQGGPDVGGGGADSPGSYSKWPGSPNSHSNDDFDAWSSFRPRTSSNASTVSGRLSPFMPEDDLGEAEAAHMGYPGAPGGPKMTATLPSLSEMTGSLGHGSENVMENLLDNLNLLSPNNSQVGGGAGTPGSSQSSQSSPMMQPSPGYPPYSSPSMPSQPQQEYRKYAPAPINAMSPMQSLADGKPAFGPHMAAYGHGHGSVQLPGLLKELLTSDADQHGDLLPSADAAASQSSGCMLPPYSGQHVAKLMARAHPHGLPHAHPHAMNGRLLMSLNHGGGGGSAPLPSAKNQMQMAYGLPGHLGGGGGMAPGGFCPLNTNGYGRLGLAPPPHPEKLPSDLDDMAIEKFEFDMETVLHETLMDGDSLDFNFEPMATQPGFSHGVKTTTHSWVSG from the exons ATGGCGGAAGcggcccagcagcagcagcagcagcagcagcagcagcagcagccacacCTGGTGGACATCGACCCGGACTTCGAGCCCCTGGCCAGACCCCGCTCGTGCACTTGGCCTTTGCCCCGGCCAGAGTTCGTCAATCCGGGCGACTCCAACACCTCGTCGCCGGTGCCGTCCATCAAGCAGGAGCCTGCCGGCAATGAGTACATCAGCAACCTTAGCCTACTGGAGGAGAACGAGGACCTGTGCAGCGCCTTCCAGTGTCAGGAGACGTGCGTCCACCAGCATCCCACACCCCGGCcacagcagcatcagcagcagcatcagcagcagcagcagcagcatcacccCAATCCCGCGCTCCAGCAGCAtccccagcagcagcagcagcagcaggtgcCCCTGCTCTCCTCCCCGGTGGCCAACTCGTCATcctcggccgccgccgccgcccagaGGAAGAGCAGCTCGTCCCGGCGGAACGCCTGGGGGAATATGTCGTATGCGGACCTCATCACCAAAGCCATCGAGAGCTCCCCGGAGAACCGGCTCACCTTGTCTCAGATCTACGACTGGATGGTGAAGAATGTGCCTTATTTCAAGGACAAGGGGGACAGCAACAGCTCTGCAGGATGGAAG AACTCCATCAGGCACAACCTGTCGCTGCACAGCCGCTTCGTCCGCGTCCAGAACGAGGGCACGGGCAAGAGCTCGTGGTGGATGCTGAACCCCGAGGGCGGGAAGAGCGGCAAGTCGCCACGACGACGGGCCGCCTCCATGGACAACAACAGCAAATTCACCAAAAGCCGAGGACGTGCCACCAAGAAAAAG CTGTCTCTTCAGGGCGGGCCGGacgtcggcggcggcggcgccgacAGCCCGGGCTCCTACAGCAAGTGGCCCGGCAGCCCCAACTCGCACAGCAACGACGACTTTGACGCCTGGAGCAGCTTCCGGCCTCGCACCAGCTCCAACGCCAGCACGGTCAGCGGGCGCCTCTCGCCCTTCATGCCCGAGGACGACCTGGgcgaggcggaggcggcgcacATGGGCTACCCGGGCGCCCCGGGGGGGCCCAAGATGACCGCCACGCTGCCCAGCCTCAGCGAGATGACGGGCTCTTTGGGACACGGCTCGGAGAACGTCATGGAGAACCTCTTGGACAATCTCAACTTGCTCTCGCCCAACAACTCTCAGGTGGGCGGAGGGGCGGGCACCCCCGGGTCCTCCCAGTCCTCCCAGTCCTCGCCCATGATGCAGCCCAGCCCGGGCTACCCTCcttacagctcgcccagcatgcCGTCGCAGCCTCAGCAGGAGTACCGCAAGTACGCTCCGGCGCCCATCAACGCCATGTCGCCCATGCAGAGCCTGGCCGACGGCAAGCCCGCCTTCGGGCCGCACATGGCCGCCTACGGCCACGGCCACGGCTCGGTCCAGCTGCCCGGGCTCCTCAAGGAGCTGCTCACGTCAGACGCAGACCAGCACGGGGACCTCTTGCCGTCAGCGGACGCGGCGGCGTCTCAGTCGAGCGGCTGCATGCTGCCGCCGTACAGCGGCCAGCACGTGGCCAAACTGATGGCGAGGGCTCACCCTCACGGCCTGCCCCACGCCCACCCGCACGCCATGAACGGCCGCCTGCTCATGTCCCTCaaccacggcggcggcggcggctcggcCCCTCTGCCTTCAGCCAAGAACCAGATGCAGATGGCGTACGGCCTCCCGGGCCAcctgggcggcggcggcggcatggcGCCCGGCGGCTTCTGCCCCCTGAACACCAACGGATACGGACGGCTGGGCCTGGCGCCGCCCCCTCACCCGGAGAAGCTGCCCAGCGACCTGGACGACATGGCCATCGAGAAGTTTGAATTTGACATGGAGACCGTCCTCCATGAAACTCTGATGGACGGCGACTCGCTGGACTTCAACTTTGAGCCCATGGCCACCCAGCCTGGCTTCTCCCACGGGGTCAAGACCACCACTCACAGCTGGGTGTCTGGCtag